The following proteins come from a genomic window of Pyxidicoccus sp. MSG2:
- the upp gene encoding uracil phosphoribosyltransferase, producing the protein MQFPNCTVVDHPLVKHKLTLMRRAETSTASFRALLQEISLLLAYEAFRDLKLREEEIQTPMAKMMAPVLDGKKLVLVAILRAGQGILDGMLQLVPSARVGHIGLYRDPETLAAVEYYYRVPGQLADRDVVVCDPMLATGNSAVAALQRLKKNKPGSVRFVCLLASPEGLANLREHHPDVHVYTAAIDEKLDEHGYIIPGLGDAGDRLFGTK; encoded by the coding sequence ATGCAATTCCCGAACTGCACCGTGGTGGACCATCCGCTGGTGAAGCACAAGCTGACGCTGATGCGTCGGGCGGAGACGAGCACTGCCTCCTTTCGGGCACTGCTCCAGGAAATCTCGCTGCTGCTGGCGTACGAGGCCTTCCGCGACTTGAAGCTGCGCGAGGAGGAAATCCAGACGCCGATGGCGAAGATGATGGCGCCGGTGCTGGACGGGAAGAAGCTGGTGCTGGTGGCGATTCTGCGCGCGGGGCAGGGCATCCTCGACGGCATGTTGCAGTTGGTGCCGTCCGCGCGCGTGGGGCACATCGGCCTGTACCGGGACCCGGAGACGCTGGCGGCGGTGGAGTACTACTACCGGGTGCCGGGGCAGCTCGCGGACCGCGACGTGGTGGTGTGCGACCCGATGCTGGCCACGGGCAACTCGGCGGTGGCGGCGCTGCAGCGGCTGAAGAAGAACAAGCCCGGCTCGGTGCGCTTCGTGTGCCTGCTGGCGAGCCCCGAGGGCCTGGCGAACCTGCGCGAGCACCACCCGGACGTGCACGTGTACACGGCCGCCATCGACGAGAAGCTCGATGAGCACGGGTACATCATTCCCGGCCTGGGCGACGCGGGCGACCGGCTGTTCGGGACGAAGTAG
- a CDS encoding DUF1688 family protein — protein sequence MSESELARAHVSPAVAWLRTPAAIRERCHQLLDLGLAGRLPHFRVEPSRLPVVVDTVLNVTRELYPNLDIPLHSRWGHFDAGGVARVKELEERLKDATPQERARAKLDLVVVSVLLDAGSGPKWRYRERGGGTWARSEGLAVASFRMFMDGLFSSDPDRPLRADAEALGRMTREGLAQGMQVTESNPLDGLEGRLHLLHGLAKVLPRPGALLDIVTAQRRSVRAAELLGLVLEVLGPIWPGRVMVDAVNLGDVWPHSALGPVESVDALVPFHKLSQWLTYSLVEPLAEAGVQVTELDGLTGLPEYRNGGLFVDLGVLVPRDVKITTVALHPGDEPIVEWRALTVALLDRVAALVRGRLGMNAEELPLGKVLQGGTWTAGRRVAAEKRPGGVPPIRVDSDGTVF from the coding sequence ATGTCTGAGAGCGAGCTGGCAAGGGCGCACGTCTCACCCGCCGTGGCCTGGCTGCGCACGCCGGCCGCCATCCGAGAGCGCTGCCACCAGTTGCTGGACCTGGGCCTCGCCGGCCGGCTGCCACACTTCCGCGTGGAGCCCTCGCGGCTGCCGGTGGTGGTGGACACCGTGCTGAACGTGACGCGCGAGCTGTACCCGAACCTGGACATTCCCCTGCACAGCCGCTGGGGCCACTTCGACGCGGGCGGCGTGGCGCGCGTGAAGGAACTGGAAGAGCGGCTGAAGGACGCGACGCCGCAGGAGCGGGCGCGGGCGAAGCTGGACCTGGTGGTGGTGAGCGTGCTGCTGGACGCGGGCAGCGGGCCGAAGTGGCGCTACCGCGAGCGGGGCGGCGGCACGTGGGCCCGCTCGGAGGGCCTGGCCGTCGCGAGCTTCCGCATGTTCATGGACGGGCTCTTCTCGTCGGACCCGGACCGGCCGCTGCGCGCGGACGCGGAGGCGCTGGGGCGGATGACGCGCGAGGGGCTCGCGCAGGGCATGCAGGTGACGGAGTCCAACCCGCTGGACGGGCTGGAGGGGCGGCTGCACCTCCTGCACGGGCTGGCGAAGGTGCTGCCCCGGCCGGGGGCGCTGCTGGACATCGTCACCGCGCAGCGGCGCAGCGTGCGGGCCGCGGAGCTCTTGGGGCTGGTACTGGAGGTGCTGGGCCCCATCTGGCCGGGCCGCGTCATGGTGGACGCGGTGAACCTGGGCGACGTGTGGCCGCACTCGGCGCTGGGGCCGGTGGAGAGCGTGGACGCGCTGGTGCCCTTCCACAAGCTGTCGCAGTGGCTGACGTACTCGCTGGTGGAGCCGCTGGCGGAGGCCGGCGTGCAGGTGACGGAGCTGGATGGCCTCACCGGCCTGCCCGAGTACCGCAACGGCGGCCTCTTCGTGGACCTGGGCGTGCTGGTGCCGCGCGACGTGAAAATCACCACGGTGGCGCTGCACCCCGGTGACGAGCCGATTGTGGAGTGGCGCGCGCTGACGGTGGCGCTGTTGGACCGGGTGGCGGCGCTGGTGCGCGGCCGGCTGGGGATGAACGCGGAGGAGCTGCCGCTGGGGAAGGTGCTGCAAGGGGGGACATGGACGGCGGGGCGGCGGGTGGCGGCGGAAAAGCGGCCCGGTGGTGTGCCGCCGATTCGCGTGGACAGTGACGGCACGGTTTTCTGA
- a CDS encoding GTP cyclohydrolase II, with translation MADKKPVNHIRLTSHPDGESVALRWGDAEPLRRGPVVATLTEPAHRNVIGTHAGAYAVYRALAVAAGQLPQDHKADLKNTSPAAQVGPYPSWSNPERIVSLDPWGAVAPQVFRAYSEQDIDFRPTIAVTKAHINLPELRDAIVAGRLKPDGDLLTANGDIKVTKAAVDPVWHLPGIAKRFGLTESALRRGLFEQTGGMFPELITRPDLHVFLPPIGGLTLYVFGEIASLADKNIPLAVRVHDECNGSDVFGSDICTCRPYLAHGIEECVRSAQNGGAGLIVYLRKEGRALGEVTKFLVYNARKRQEGGDSAATYFQRTECVAGVQDMRFQELMPDVLHWLGITRIHRFVSMSDMKHDAITRSGIEILERVPIPEELIPADAKVEMEAKKAAGYFTKGPVADPASLAQVKGRGLDV, from the coding sequence ATGGCAGACAAGAAGCCCGTCAATCACATCCGTCTCACCTCGCACCCGGACGGCGAGAGCGTCGCCCTGCGCTGGGGCGACGCCGAGCCGCTGCGCCGCGGCCCCGTGGTGGCCACGCTCACCGAGCCCGCGCACCGCAACGTCATTGGCACGCACGCTGGTGCGTATGCCGTCTACCGCGCGCTCGCCGTGGCCGCGGGCCAGCTGCCCCAGGACCACAAGGCGGACCTGAAGAACACCTCGCCCGCCGCGCAGGTGGGGCCGTACCCCTCGTGGAGCAACCCCGAGCGCATCGTCTCGCTGGACCCGTGGGGCGCGGTGGCGCCGCAGGTGTTCCGCGCCTACTCGGAGCAGGACATCGACTTCCGGCCCACCATCGCCGTCACCAAGGCCCACATCAACCTGCCCGAGCTGCGCGACGCGATTGTGGCCGGGCGGCTGAAGCCGGACGGTGACCTGCTCACGGCCAACGGCGACATCAAGGTGACGAAGGCCGCGGTGGACCCGGTGTGGCACCTGCCGGGAATCGCCAAGCGCTTCGGGCTGACGGAGAGCGCGCTGCGCCGCGGCCTCTTCGAGCAGACGGGCGGCATGTTCCCGGAGCTGATTACGCGCCCGGACCTGCACGTCTTCCTGCCGCCCATCGGCGGGCTCACGCTGTATGTCTTTGGCGAAATCGCCTCGCTGGCGGACAAGAACATCCCGCTGGCGGTGCGCGTGCACGACGAGTGTAACGGCTCGGACGTGTTCGGCAGCGACATCTGCACGTGCCGGCCGTACCTGGCGCACGGGATTGAAGAGTGCGTGCGCTCCGCGCAGAACGGCGGCGCGGGCCTCATCGTCTACCTGCGCAAGGAGGGCCGCGCGCTGGGCGAGGTGACGAAGTTCCTCGTGTACAACGCGCGCAAGCGGCAGGAGGGCGGCGACTCGGCGGCCACCTACTTCCAGCGCACCGAGTGCGTGGCCGGCGTGCAGGACATGCGCTTCCAGGAGCTGATGCCGGACGTGCTGCACTGGCTGGGCATCACCCGCATCCACCGCTTCGTGTCGATGAGCGACATGAAGCACGACGCGATTACCCGCTCGGGCATCGAAATCCTGGAGCGCGTGCCGATTCCGGAGGAGCTCATCCCCGCCGACGCGAAGGTGGAGATGGAGGCCAAGAAGGCGGCGGGCTACTTCACCAAGGGGCCCGTGGCGGACCCGGCGTCGCTGGCCCAGGTGAAGGGACGGGGGCTCGATGTCTGA
- the mmsA gene encoding CoA-acylating methylmalonate-semialdehyde dehydrogenase, translating to MSFIQLPESVVPCRNLVGGEWQSPVGATLLDVRSPYTGTVIGRVPLTPAAGVAHAVEAAKPAAALWRNTALRERTQLLHRFRALLERDLDRLANLAASEAGKTVAEGRAGLLKGMEVCDFALSLQNLDTGGHMEVSRGVTCELRREPLGVVAGITPFNFPAMVPMWMFPIAVTLGNAFILKPSEKVPLTACALGELMCEAGYPPGVFSVVHGGKEAVDALVAHPDVAAIGFVGSSAVARHLYAEGCKRGKRVLALGSAKNHVIVVPDADPALTPQAVVDSFTGCAGQRCMAASVLLAVGDVEPLLKEITRRAASLQMGPGMGALIDRGAVDRLETAIARAEAEGAKVVLDGRGKRPAGEVWTGGNWLGPTLLDGVRPEMEAAKRELFGPVLSIIRVPTLSAALEIENASPYGNAASIFTTNGAVAQAVVEGVRAGMVGVNVGVPVPREPFSFGGTGDSRFGHGDITGPSSLDFWTALKKVTRKWSARTDGSWMS from the coding sequence GTGTCCTTCATCCAGCTTCCTGAGAGCGTAGTTCCTTGTCGCAACCTGGTGGGAGGTGAATGGCAGTCCCCGGTGGGCGCCACCCTTCTCGACGTACGCAGCCCGTACACGGGCACGGTCATCGGCCGTGTCCCGCTGACGCCCGCCGCCGGAGTCGCCCACGCCGTGGAGGCCGCGAAGCCCGCGGCCGCCCTCTGGCGCAATACCGCGCTGCGTGAGCGCACCCAGCTCCTGCACCGCTTCCGCGCCCTGCTCGAGCGGGATTTGGACCGGCTCGCCAACCTCGCCGCGAGCGAGGCCGGCAAGACGGTGGCCGAAGGCCGCGCCGGGCTCCTCAAGGGCATGGAGGTCTGCGACTTCGCGCTGTCCCTCCAGAACCTGGACACCGGCGGCCACATGGAGGTCAGCCGCGGCGTCACCTGTGAGCTGCGCCGCGAGCCGCTCGGCGTCGTCGCCGGCATCACCCCGTTCAACTTCCCGGCGATGGTGCCGATGTGGATGTTCCCCATCGCCGTCACGCTGGGCAACGCCTTCATCCTCAAGCCGTCCGAGAAGGTGCCCCTCACCGCGTGCGCGCTCGGCGAGCTGATGTGCGAGGCGGGCTATCCGCCCGGCGTCTTCTCCGTCGTCCACGGTGGGAAGGAAGCCGTGGACGCGCTGGTGGCGCACCCGGACGTGGCGGCCATCGGCTTCGTGGGCTCGTCCGCCGTCGCGCGGCACCTGTACGCGGAGGGCTGCAAGCGCGGCAAGCGCGTGCTCGCCCTGGGCAGCGCCAAGAATCACGTCATCGTCGTCCCCGACGCGGACCCGGCCCTCACCCCGCAGGCCGTGGTGGACTCCTTCACCGGTTGTGCGGGCCAGCGCTGCATGGCCGCCAGCGTGCTGCTCGCCGTCGGTGACGTGGAGCCGCTCCTGAAGGAAATCACCCGCCGCGCCGCGAGCCTCCAGATGGGGCCCGGCATGGGCGCCCTCATCGACCGGGGTGCGGTGGACCGGCTGGAGACCGCCATCGCCCGCGCGGAGGCGGAGGGCGCGAAGGTGGTGCTCGACGGGCGCGGCAAGCGGCCCGCGGGCGAGGTGTGGACCGGCGGCAACTGGCTGGGGCCCACGCTGCTGGACGGCGTGCGTCCGGAGATGGAGGCCGCCAAGCGCGAGCTGTTCGGCCCGGTGCTCTCCATCATCCGCGTGCCCACGCTGTCCGCGGCGCTCGAAATCGAGAACGCGTCGCCATACGGAAACGCGGCGTCCATCTTCACCACCAACGGCGCGGTGGCGCAGGCGGTGGTGGAGGGCGTGCGCGCCGGCATGGTGGGCGTCAACGTGGGCGTCCCCGTCCCGCGCGAGCCCTTCTCCTTCGGCGGCACCGGTGACTCGCGCTTCGGACACGGCGACATCACCGGCCCGTCCAGCCTCGACTTCTGGACGGCACTGAAGAAGGTCACCCGCAAGTGGTCGGCTCGCACCGACGGCTCGTGGATGAGCTGA
- a CDS encoding type VI secretion system contractile sheath small subunit has protein sequence MSQSGSSAEGARVRWLVAGAFSPAPSGRRFHITPESFGTELARVATGLRVTVPDRLGSGDTRTVELTFDKLRAFGRADLITTVPELRALQALHSDLSNSDPLRPITAEEAASRVATITGPGRLPDAVAEALRAAVLPLPTVPPPPETGGDELVDAFLNRADPASPAAASRAVDAFLRAINPRAPASAASASTAASPSRKTARDIIEEALLATARDILAAEPVARLESAWRGLKWLLDQCPKSSGLAVEVLDVAPPALLESLQGALAGEPFDRPDAVFVVDATSDVGLLGRLAALGERLQVPVVAAVSPALLGVAPEELPVALEEEREQVPEAWTELRQDESSRWLCAVLNRAVVNSEGRGAARRTSFTSPALALAAMLAASFRDTTAFARIMGQAGGLRAPTTWELPSGRDKGLGIPTELFLPIRAQGRLEERGILGLGSGRNADAVLLAAAPTVYGGGYAVPLPAQLLTGRIVRFATWVRDQLPPGSGNDEVSAIFAQAAEVFLFRGATENGQVRAELVNTDNGRGVQVSATVRPEHAGTRFQLAFVLPLRG, from the coding sequence ATGAGTCAGAGCGGAAGCAGTGCAGAAGGTGCGCGCGTGCGGTGGCTGGTGGCGGGAGCCTTCTCCCCCGCTCCCTCCGGCCGGCGCTTCCACATCACCCCCGAGTCCTTCGGTACCGAGCTCGCACGCGTCGCCACCGGCCTGCGCGTCACCGTGCCCGACCGCCTCGGCTCCGGTGACACCCGCACCGTCGAGCTGACCTTCGACAAGCTCCGCGCCTTCGGCCGCGCCGACCTCATCACCACCGTCCCCGAATTGCGCGCCCTCCAGGCCCTCCACTCGGACCTCTCCAACTCCGACCCGCTCCGCCCCATCACCGCCGAGGAGGCCGCCTCCCGCGTCGCCACCATCACCGGCCCCGGCCGCCTCCCCGACGCCGTCGCCGAGGCCCTCCGCGCCGCCGTGCTCCCCCTCCCCACCGTCCCGCCGCCCCCGGAGACGGGCGGCGATGAGCTGGTAGACGCCTTCCTCAACCGCGCCGACCCGGCCTCGCCCGCCGCCGCGTCCCGCGCCGTGGACGCCTTCCTGCGCGCCATCAACCCCCGCGCCCCGGCCTCCGCGGCCTCCGCGTCGACCGCGGCCTCCCCGTCACGCAAGACGGCGAGGGACATCATCGAGGAGGCCCTGCTCGCCACGGCCCGCGACATCCTCGCCGCCGAGCCCGTCGCCCGCCTCGAGTCCGCTTGGCGCGGCCTGAAGTGGCTGCTGGACCAGTGCCCCAAGTCCTCCGGCCTCGCCGTGGAGGTGCTCGACGTGGCGCCGCCCGCGCTGCTGGAGTCGCTCCAGGGCGCGCTCGCGGGCGAGCCGTTCGACCGCCCCGACGCCGTCTTCGTCGTGGACGCGACGAGTGACGTCGGCCTGCTCGGCCGGCTCGCGGCGCTCGGCGAGCGCTTGCAGGTGCCCGTGGTGGCAGCGGTGTCCCCGGCCCTCCTGGGCGTGGCTCCGGAAGAGCTGCCCGTGGCGCTGGAGGAGGAGCGGGAGCAGGTCCCCGAGGCGTGGACGGAGCTGCGCCAGGACGAGTCCTCGCGCTGGCTGTGCGCCGTCCTCAACCGCGCGGTGGTGAACAGCGAGGGACGTGGCGCCGCGCGGCGCACGAGCTTCACCAGCCCCGCGCTCGCCCTGGCGGCGATGCTCGCGGCCAGCTTCCGCGACACCACCGCCTTCGCGCGCATCATGGGCCAGGCCGGCGGCCTGCGCGCACCGACGACGTGGGAGCTGCCCTCCGGCCGCGACAAGGGCCTGGGCATCCCCACCGAGCTGTTCCTCCCCATCCGCGCGCAGGGGCGTCTGGAGGAGCGGGGCATCCTCGGCCTGGGCAGCGGGCGCAACGCGGACGCGGTGCTGCTGGCCGCCGCGCCCACGGTGTACGGCGGCGGCTACGCGGTGCCGCTGCCCGCGCAGCTGCTCACCGGCCGCATCGTCCGCTTCGCCACCTGGGTGAGAGATCAGCTCCCTCCCGGCTCCGGCAACGACGAGGTCTCCGCCATCTTCGCCCAGGCCGCGGAGGTCTTCCTCTTCCGGGGCGCCACCGAGAACGGCCAGGTCCGCGCCGAGCTCGTCAACACCGACAACGGCCGGGGCGTCCAGGTCAGCGCCACCGTCCGGCCTGAGCACGCCGGCACGCGGTTCCAGCTCGCCTTCGTGTTGCCGCTGCGCGGATGA
- a CDS encoding helix-turn-helix domain-containing protein, with amino-acid sequence MHLLAEDETFSAWDCVCHKGARSTVSEGEHPRVHISVTLAGVFHARSSRGEVLSSPGSLLLGNATDGYAYRHVDDGGDRSVVFDYAESFLDEVGGSLGVRLRDTRAFGRASIPASAASADAVVLAHRALCTGEPEVVREAALTVAAVALTEDRGGAYSVTAPTSAQERRVAKTLRYVEAHSADDCSLDTLAAHAGLSRFHFLRVFQAMTGQTPRQFVIATRLRMAATSLRATRTPITEVALEAGFGDLSHFTTSFARAFGVSPRAYRKRHGRGGD; translated from the coding sequence ATGCATCTGCTCGCGGAGGACGAGACGTTCAGTGCGTGGGATTGCGTCTGCCACAAGGGCGCGCGCAGCACCGTCTCCGAGGGTGAGCATCCCCGCGTCCACATCAGCGTCACCCTTGCCGGCGTCTTCCATGCCCGGTCGAGCCGGGGCGAGGTGCTGTCGAGCCCGGGCTCGCTGCTGCTCGGGAATGCCACCGACGGGTACGCGTATCGGCATGTCGATGACGGCGGGGACCGCTCCGTCGTCTTCGACTACGCGGAGTCGTTCCTCGACGAGGTGGGCGGCTCGCTCGGCGTCCGGCTTCGCGACACGCGGGCCTTCGGACGCGCCAGCATTCCGGCCTCCGCGGCCTCCGCGGATGCGGTGGTCCTCGCGCACCGGGCCCTGTGCACCGGCGAGCCGGAGGTGGTGCGCGAGGCCGCGCTCACGGTGGCAGCCGTCGCGTTGACGGAGGACCGGGGCGGCGCCTATTCCGTGACGGCGCCGACCTCAGCGCAGGAGCGCCGGGTCGCGAAGACGCTGCGGTATGTCGAGGCGCACAGCGCGGATGATTGCTCTCTCGACACGCTGGCCGCGCACGCGGGGCTGAGCCGCTTCCACTTCCTGCGCGTCTTCCAGGCGATGACGGGGCAGACGCCGCGTCAGTTCGTCATCGCCACCCGGTTGCGGATGGCGGCGACCTCCCTTCGCGCGACACGCACGCCCATCACCGAGGTCGCGCTGGAGGCGGGCTTCGGGGACCTGTCGCACTTCACGACGAGCTTCGCGCGGGCCTTCGGTGTCTCGCCGCGCGCGTACCGGAAGCGGCACGGGCGCGGAGGGGACTGA